From a single Cydia amplana chromosome 10, ilCydAmpl1.1, whole genome shotgun sequence genomic region:
- the LOC134651858 gene encoding uncharacterized protein LOC134651858 encodes MTEKMCRQLNLRTDQVNRSIVGVNKLKTPVGKICQVPIKSLDDTYSTSLICSVLPSITEPTPYHQIDSHDILRLNIPSDLCLADPNFHTPSEIDILIGGDLFWGLLGSHKIELGDGRTVLCETKLGYIVAGPLISGHASTSSHAIKCNFANVISNTSADLTNDEIQTQLTRFWQLEDVCPKDSHYSSEEKSCEKHFTETVTRLENGRFCVRLPLKEDPSVLGNSYNRARQCFLSLERRIDSRPKFRDMYKEFMAEYESLNHMTECKESRLEQEAYHIPHHGVLRESTTTKLRVVFNASAPTSSGISLNKIQMVGPTVQDDLLSILLRFRQHKYIISADVEKMYRQIVVHPDDRYLQRILWRADPSKPLKIFELNTVTYGTASAPFLATRCLKQLGIECKDEVVREVIIHDFYVDDLLTGGDDLQQVLSIKSQVTSTLASAGMNLRKWKSNEPQLMADSDSSQLDLNIGTKPSKILGLSWQPESDELCFPVGKCSLVVNTKRDLLSAVAQIFDPTGVLAPCVILMKMLLQNLWLQKLSWDQKLTPEIIKLWEGIVRDLPCLNDIRTPRLVLCESYEEVECHIFTDASERAYGACLYLRSINEKGDVLVRLLLAKSRVAPIKPTTIPRLELSGALAGVRLYEKVVDSLRISFKSTTFWTDSTIVLGWLRMLPSKLQPFVRNRVAEILEKTGNCTWRHVPTHENPADHVSRGMPASLLKSLDIWWSGPTFLRQDKSHWPASPVVVETLPETRSEIVLHANVTNNQGEENGDVLIDFSRFSSLSRLIRTVSYIVRFASVCRKQVASTIYLTDSELRTALNIVIRVSQAESFSEYNILLNSQRLPKKGPLLKLNVFLDDKKIMRVGGRIDNSNFSFEKRHPIVIHAKHRFTKLLFESEHKRLMHAGPQLLLSSVKDEYWPIGGTNLAKACFQKCLKCIRMRGQVVAPLMGNLPASRLIPGMPFKSVGVDYAGPLTSASRQGRGCRLVKVYLAIFVCFTTKAVHLELVGDLTSNSYLSALRRFVSRKGLPTDIYSDNGTSFVGAYNELSKFLKSNCDSLAEAAAHEKINFHFIPAYSPHSGGLWEAGVKSTKFHLKRVLGDCNLTYELLNTVLVQIEAILNSRPLTPMSSDPQDLLPLTPGHFLIGRPITSLPVKDIREREVTYLNRYQRVEQLRQHFWSRWSKEYISELQVRTKWRTNNEVLQLGTLVLIKEDNLPPLKWKLGRIVAVYPGRDGITRVADIRTAGGLVRRSFSKICPLPVTTNESG; translated from the coding sequence ATGACTGAGAAGATGTGTCGTCAATTAAATTTACGTACTGATCAGGTAAATAGATCGATTGTAGGAGTAAATAAGTTAAAGACGCCTGTAGGTAAAATATGTCAAGTACCGATAAAGTCGTTAGATGATACCTACTCGACCAGTTTAATTTGTTCTGTGCTGCCATCTATAACTGAACCCACACCTTATCATCAGATTGACTCTCACGATATATTGCGATTAAATATCCCATCCGATTTGTGCTTGGCTGATCCTAACTTCCACACCCCATCTGAAATTGATATTTTGATTGGAGGTGACCTATTTTGGGGGTTGTTGGGGTCACACAAAATTGAGTTAGGTGATGGGAGAACAGTGCTGTGCGAGACTAAATTGGGATACATAGTCGCAGGTCCGTTAATCAGCGGTCACGCATCGACTTCGTCGCATGccattaaatgtaattttgcGAATGTCATCTCTAATACGAGTGCAGATTTGACTAATGATGAGATTCAAACCCAACTTACAAGATTTTGGCAGCTTGAAGACGTCTGTCCTAAAGACTCCCATTATTCTTCGGAGGAGAAGTCATGTGAGAAGCATTTCACCGAAACTGTCACTAGGCTGGAAAATGGGCGATTCTGCGTACGGTTACCATTGAAGGAGGATCCTAGCGTTCTAGGGAATTCGTATAACCGCGCTAGGCAGTGCTTTCTATCACTAGAGCGTAGAATTGATTCACGTCCAAAGTTCAGAGACATGTATAAGGAATTTATGGCAGAATATGAGTCACTGAATCACATGACTGAGTGCAAAGAGTCTAGGTTAGAGCAGGAAGCATACCATATACCTCATCATGGAGTTTTAAGGGAGAGCACTACTACAAAATTGAGGGTAGTTTTCAACGCCAGCGCTCCCACCAGCTCAGGGATATCCCTGAATAAGATTCAGATGGTAGGGCCGACTGTACAGGATGACCTTTTGTCTATACTGCTTCGATTCAGGCAGCACAAGTACATTATTTCAGCGGATGTAGAGAAAATGTATAGGCAAATAGTAGTTCATCCTGATGATAGATATTTGCAGCGGATTTTGTGGCGAGCTGATCCATCTAAACCTTTAAAAATCTTTGAATTAAACACGGTTACATACGGGACTGCTAGTGCACCTTTCTTGGCAACACGGTGTTTAAAACAGCTGGGTATTGAGTGTAAGGATGAGGTCGTTCGCGAGGTCATTATTCACGACTTTTATGTCGATGATCTGCTCACTGGCGGGGATGACTTGCAACAAGTGCTTTCCATTAAGAGTCAGGTTACTTCTACTCTAGCATCAGCTGGTATGAATTTAAGAAAATGGAAATCAAATGAACCCCAACTTATGGCGGACTCTGATTCGTCTCAATTAGATTTGAATATTGGCACTAAACCCAGTAAAATCCTGGGACTGAGCTGGCAGCCAGAGTCTGATGAGTTGTGTTTCCCGGTTGGTAAATGTTCACTTGTCGTCAATACTAAACGGGATTTGCTATCAGCAGTGGCGCAAATATTCGACCCCACTGGTGTGCTGGCTCCTTGTGTCATTCTCATGAAAATGTTGTTGCAAAATTTATGGCTACAGAAACTTTCATGGGATCAAAAGTTAACTCCTGAGATTATCAAGCTTTGGGAGGGAATTGTCCGCGATCTACCTTGTCTCAATGATATTCGTACTCCACGGTTAGTTTTATGTGAGTCATACGAGGAAGTTGAATGTCATATTTTTACAGATGCATCTGAGCGGGCGTATGGTGCTTGCTTATATTTGCGGAGCATTAATGAGAAAGGGGACGTGTTGGTTAGGTTACTATTAGCCAAGAGCCGCGTGGCTCCCATTAAACCCACCACAATCCCGAGGCTTGAACTTTCCGGTGCGCTAGCAGGAGTTAGATTATATGAAAAGGTAGTTGACTCACTACGAATCAGTTTTAAGAGTACAACGTTTTGGACCGACTCCACAATTGTGCTAGGATGGTTGCGGATGTTGCCTAGTAAGTTGCAACCTTTTGTTCGCAACCGTGTAGCGGAGATATTAGAAAAGACGGGTAACTGCACATGGCGACATGTGCCGACACATGAAAACCCTGCTGACCACGTTTCTCGTGGGATGCCTGCCAGTCTTCTTAAGTCTCTCGATATATGGTGGTCTGGGCCTACCTTCTTAAGACAGGATAAATCACACTGGCCGGCAAGTCCGGTAGTAGTGGAAACACTACCTGAAACTCGGTCTGAAATTGTACTGCACGCGAACGTTACGAACAACCAGGGAGAAGAAAACGGTGACGTTTTAATTGATTTCTCCCGGTTCTCTAGTTTATCACGGCTTATTCGAACAGTCTCTTATATTGTTCGCTTTGCGAGTGTGTGTAGAAAGCAAGTTGCCTCAACAATTTACCTAACTGATAGCGAGCTGAGAACCGCGTTAAATATAGTTATTAGGGTCTCTCAAGCGGAATCATTCTCAGAATATAATATCCTGTTGAACAGTCAACGTCTTCCAAAAAAAGGTCCTTTGCTAAAACTGAACGTATTCTTGGATGACAAGAAAATAATGCGCGTAGGAGGTCGAATCGATAACTCTAACTTTTCATTTGAGAAAAGGCATCCGATTGTGATTCATGCTAAACACCGATTCACAAAGTTATTATTTGAATCTGAGCACAAGAGGTTAATGCACGCAGGCCCGCAATTACTATTATCCTCTGTTAAGGATGAATACTGGCCCATCGGTGGGACTAATTTAGCGAAAGCATGTTTCCAGAAATGCCTTAAATGCATCCGTATGAGAGGCCAAGTTGTAGCACCGTTAATGGGAAATTTACCAGCGTCGCGTCTTATCCCAGGTATGCCATTCAAGAGCGTCGGTGTCGATTATGCGGGCCCTCTGACCTCTGCCAGTCGTCAGGGTCGTGGATGTAGACTTGTGAAGGTGTATTTAGCCATTTTCGTATGTTTCACCACAAAAGCGGTGCATCTGGAGTTGGTTGGCGACTTGACCAGTAACAGTTACTTATCAGCATTGCGTCGTTTTGTGTCTCGTAAGGGTCTGCCAACCGACATTTATTCTGATAACGGCACATCATTCGTGGGTGCATACAATGAGCTGTCAAAATTCTTAAAGAGCAATTGTGATTCGCTGGCTGAGGCTGCAGctcatgaaaaaattaacttccATTTCATTCCGGCATATTCTCCACATTCAGGAGGACTTTGGGAAGCTGGGGTGAAATCGaccaaatttcatttaaaaagaGTGCTGGGAGATTGTAACTTAACGTACGAGTTACTTAACACTGTGCTGGTCCAGATTGAAGCGATCTTGAACTCTCGGCCACTTACTCCCATGTCGTCGGACCCGCAAGACCTGCTGCCGCTCACTCCGGGACATTTTCTTATAGGGCGTCCTATAACCTCATTGCCTGTCAAGGACATCAGAGAGCGCGAAGTCACTTACCTTAACCGTTATCAACGCGTTGAGCAATTGCGGCAGCATTTCTGGAGCAGATGGAGTAAAGAATACATCTCGGAGCTCCAGGTCAGGACAAAATGGCGCACTAacaatgaggtgttacaattgGGCACTTTGGTGCTCATTAAAGAGGACAACTTGCCGCCTTTGAAGTGGAAATTAGGCCGCATCGTCGCTGTTTACCCTGGACGCGACGGCATTACTAGAGTGGCAGATATAAGGACTGCGGGAGGACTAGTTCGCAGGTCCTTCAGTAAAATTTGCCCGCTCCCGGTGACAACAAACGAGTCTGGTTGA